In the genome of Raphanus sativus cultivar WK10039 chromosome 9, ASM80110v3, whole genome shotgun sequence, the window ataaaacaaaattgtggtagttaaaagataatcgatgaattaaaagaatgtttacaaaaggtttacgatgaggggataccaagagagagagagagagagagagagagagagagagagataactacgatccacttatgcacttataataataacataacatgtagtatatgaattagacataatgatacatagagattgagaaagaaattacaatctacttatatttatactaatagctagacgggtaatatatgaatcatatgaatgcTCGCACGCATGATATGatcgtaattacctttttatctttttcaaaaaactaaaaatattatgatgagagagagagagacttatatgtagataaacctaaatgagtaagatacaaagatacaacgagagtgaaatataattacgatccacttatgcactaataataatagctatacatgcaatatataaatcatatcgatgcccgcacatgcatgatttattatttcatatttcaaagtatatgataataatttaaacctcaaagtatatttgaattaagtaatgtctGAAATGCTTATAGTTTGAACCACAAAGACTGAatggagaacaaatttagttttagtaatacataaaacatatgaatcgtatttgaataatacatatttatattaataatacataaaacatctgaagaataaatttagttttaataatacataaaacatttgattagatattaataatatttatacacaaaACATAAGAATCGTATTATTGCCCGTGtgcgggcattaatacgattcatatgtttaaaataaaaatatgttaaaatcttaatcttattttttaaacactcatcaatactgataaaatctgagagagaaagagagagagagagagagagagagagagagagagagagagagagagagagagagccatagagagagagagccatagagagagagagagatagagagagagagagccatagagagagagagagagccatagagagataaacaaaatgagttcgagagtaagatgcaaaaaaaagaaatatagaacaagtttgattacacaaaaatttACGTACAtgataatttgattatatattaatcatatttatacataaaacctatgcaaagaaatatataagtgtgattacacaaatatttacgtacatataatttgattagatattaataatatttatcttactctaattagatattatacacaaaatcagttCTTCTTACATGGTTCAAAGAATACAGCCAAATTATGTGGAATCCTTACATGTTTGAAGTCAATGACCTACGATGAAggtatgttattatacaaaaatcatgcatatgaaaatcaaattgtataataataattatatctttatacgcaagttcttgcaaatgaatcagagtaagataaatcacaccggtgatatgtataaactattgagactatggaaaaagaggttgtggacaagcttttcaaacctcaacagttAAAGATTTGTACAGACATCGAACCATTCTCactcccacaaatgatgaagtggataaaataaatgattacatgctttcgcagttgccaggtaacatgttttgtgtttactcttatgttcCAGTAAATTTTTACATGTCACTAAAGTAAAGGATTTACATATGTTTCTATCTCAGTGACGTCTATTCCGTAAAATCAGCACGACCgagattaaacacaaaaaaacacacaaaacccaaattccaaactatatatatatactttctaatattttcgaaaaattgctgatctaaccatctcatcccgcgcaaggcgcggattatTACCTAGTTGAAATATTATAATACCATTTGAACAAGTGGTACAAGCAAGTCTACACTTTTAAAAAGGGGCTCTAATATAAAGAAAGGGGATAGTGTTTGAGTGGGCAGAGAAAGAGATATAGCTTTGAGAATATACACCACATCAATTCAAGAGATCTCCATGATTGAgccttccttcttcttcattttcttagTATACGTAAGAGAGCAAAAATGGAATCTGAGGGAGGAGTGTTGTTACCATTGTTTCACGAGCATCCTATGATGCCTTGGAATGATCATATGAGGAAAGGTGATTGTTGTGAATGCTTTGAACCTCAGAGTGATGATGGATACTATTGTAAACGCTGTGATTTCTTCGTGCACAAGAAATGTGGGGACGAGATCTCTGAATTCATCAGCGACCACCCATCTCACCCTGATCACACTCTCCGGCTTCAAGAAAAACGAGGTACCAACGTATGTGATATATGTGAAAGGAAAATCCAGAATCTATGCTATAGTTGTGAGGTGTGTGACTTCGACATGGATCTACACTGTGCCAAGTACCCACCACCACATGTTATTGAAAATTTCGAGAAGCATCCCCACAAGCTCACACTTGTCAAGGAACAGACCGTGTTCAACTGTTCTGCTAAATGCGAGAAGACTTCTGAATATACTTTTGGAAAAACTATAGGATATAGTTCAGGCGTGTTTCTCCTGGAATTTCTTATGGACTTTCGTACAAATGTGAAGAATGCGATGTAGTCTTTCATGTGGAATGTGTATGGCACCCAGAAGCAGTGGAGCACTTAATAGAGGTAAACCACATTCATCACTCCTTGCATCCTCTTAAGTTCCTTACAGGTGATCCACCAAACTATTCCGATGGGAAATGTCGTCATTGCGGAAGAAAGGTTCATAAAGAATTGTTTTATCATTGTTCTTCTTGTAATTTCACATTGGATTGGCGTTGTGTTGTGAATCCGCCACCACAGTCTCTTGTGGATTTGAAAGCGCATGACCACCAACTCACCCTCCTTCCAAGGCTCGATTCTTTTACTTGTAATGCTTGCGGGTTGGATGGAGTTCGAAGCCGTTATGCATGCTTTCATTGTGGTTTCATGATCCATCGAGAATGTCTTTACCTTCCACGTGTCATTAACATCAATCGCCATGATCACCGTGTTGCTCGCACTACCGTTCTTGGTGAGGGTGCTATTAATTCTGTTTGCGGGGTTTGTCGCAAGAAGGTGGATTGGACTTATGGCGGGTTTTCTTGTCACAAGTGTCCTCCTGGCTATGTCGTTCATTCTAAATGCGCCACCAGTTTTGATGTTTGGAACGAGAAAGAGCTTGAAGGAGTACCCGAAGAAGAAGAGGACATAGAGCCATATGTGGTGATTGATGAAAACACAATACAACACTTCAGCCACAAAGAGCATTACCTAAGAAGAATTCATGGGAATGATGGTATTCTGTATGAGGAGAACAAACGATGCAGCGCATGCACTAATCCCATCGGTCTCCAATCCTTTTATGGCTGTTTGGATTGTGATTTTTATCTCCATCAGAACTGTGCTGGATGTCCTAAAATGAAACGGCATGTGCTATGCAATGAGCGGCTCATTTTACTTATTAACGAGGAGCTAGAACACTTCAATTGTTATGCTTGCGGTAAGGGGTCCAATGGTTTCATGTACAAGCATGGGAGAGTGAAGTTGGATGTCTTGTGCGGTTCAATTTCGGAGCCATTCGTCCATCCAAGTCATCCCCACCATCCCTTGTATAACATTCCAACAGAAGAAAAGGAAATATGCAATGGTTGCAAGATAGAGGGGCGACATGTCCTCAAGTGCATTGAAGTTGATTGTGGATTTGTATTGTGCTTCAAATGCGCCACTCTACCACAAGTGGTAAAGAACAGGGTAGAAGATCATCCTCTCTCACTATGCTatggcgaagaagaagaagaggcaaGTGGTAAATACTGGTGTGACATTTGCGAGAAAGAAACCAATCCAAAGGAATGGTTCTACACATGTAAAGATCACATGGCTAGTTTGCATACAAAGTGTGTGCTCGGAGATACTGCGGGGCTCATGCCAAGAAGCAAAGCAAAGATGTGGAGCGGATCGTATGAGGTGGTGCTCAATAATAGTGTTACTCGACCATTTTGCTGCTATTGTGAGTCTCGTTGCATGTACCCTATCTACCTCAAGTTCCTTGGAACCTCGGAGACATACTTTTGCTCTACTAAGTGTgctctcttcctttttttcatACAGTCTATGGAGAGGTAATGCGGTAACTATAAAGTGCAATAAATATTAATACGCCATGGAGGTAAGACGATTTATTCGTTTTAGTTTCTTATAATTCTTACTTGGTGTTACAGGAATCCCGAAGGGAACATAGATGACATGTTGCAGAAATCGATGGATTGAGAGAAGTGGTTATGAAGCCGTTACAACAAACTttcgaagaagaagagggaAACACGTGGAACGTTCTAATTAGCTTCGCCCTGGATTCTGTTACAAGTTGTTTTCGTTTAAATACAGAAAATGTAGAATTCATTCAGAACACTCTTTGTAAACTCTTTCTAAGATCTGGACTTTTATCTCTTTGAATATATCAGTTCATTGTTGTGGGaagatcctttttttttttttttatcaagggAAGATCCTTCTCTTTCGAGAGCTTATGGAGGTGAAACTTCGTTTCTTCCTTTTTACGAACGTTTATTCGATCTATCGGTGACTGGTTTTACCTTTAACACTTGGACAATTTCATTCATGAGTTGATCTCCTTACTATACTTATCTTATCCATAAGTTTTGTTATAACAAAGGGTGAACTGTTTTCTTACCAAACAAGAGTTTCGGTGGTTAAAGTTTTAACTGAAAGTAACCTCTGGAATTTTTGGTAAAGAGAAAGCACCTCTCAGTGCTTCAGAAATCTGCCTACTCAAACCGTTCATCTTAACCGTTAATTAGTCGCAATCCACCTAATGTTTTGTACACTAGCTCGTACAGGGACACAACCTATGTCGAACATCTAACTTTTTCTTGTCGTTAGTCCATCTaatcaagttaaaaaaaaaaagagcgcttcttctctcttctccaaGGGTTCTTCTTTCTCCAAGCTTCATCCATTAAACATGAGGTAGATTAGAATCCCTTTCATGACTCCATCATCATCTTATTCTTGATCTCTCCTTAACCTTTTGATGGTATTTAATCAGATGACAGTTACTTTACCTGTTTGGTGTGGtgttttctcttttgttatGTTTGCTATGTTCTTTCTTTGGTATTGAAAGTTGATATGCTTTGTCATGTGTGTTTGCAGTCGTCATCCTGAAGTGAAGTGGGCTGAGACCACTGACAAGATCTTCCTCACTGTAGTATTAGCTGCTATTCGAGCATAGAAGAAGAAAGACTCTTTGGTCATAATCCATGGGAATACTGCTGGATACTGTGTGAGATCACTGTATCCACGCCCTGAAAGGAAGCATCACAACTTTCACACGACAAGAAAACATCCATGGGACCATGGAAAATGTCGATGGTTAGTGATTCTAATGATGCAAAAGTAAGCTAGTAATTTTGCaagagccaaaaaaaaaacatgactaGTATGCCTGAAATAAACAACTCTTCCTCTTATTCTCTTCCTTAACGTTGCACAAAGGCAAGAAGAGTTTGGTGCTAAATAAAATCATGTCTCCTTGTGAAATCTCAACAAGTGAGCACCGACTGCATCACATTTCAAAGTTTCATCAGCACATGATTAGTCCACTATCTGTAAGTTAGGGATGCAAGTAAAGACAAAGCAGTGGCTCCAGTTTTGCTCAGTCAAAATTTGAATGCTTTCATTACTGTTTTACTCAAACCAgttcatattattattaacgGTTAGATCTGTCAAAGCCCCAGCATCTCAATCTCTCACCGTTTATTCATCGTGGCCCACCTAACGTTTTGTACACTAGCTCGTACAACACAATCACTTCGAGAGAGTTCGAGAACTATAACACAATCTCTATGTGGAGCATCTAAGTTTCTTCTGTCGATCAAAgctaagtaaaaaaaaaaaatttattcttTGCGTCACTTCTCTAGGGTTCTTCTTCTCTAAGCTTCATCTACTAAACATGAGGTAGTTAAGAATCCCTTTTAAATAGCTTCTCGGATTCATTTGTGTGCTGTTAGTGTTTTTCCTTTCCTGAGGAATCCGGGAAATAAATTAGGGTtttaaatttgggtttagggtttattgtgTTGGCTGAATCTTAGAGCTGTTGGATTCagggtttttagggtttaagcttgtgttataataaatttgatttattatttggtATTAATTGAAGTTCCCAGTTAATGGTATTGAATCAGTTACTTTTATATTTGGGTGGTTTCTCTTTTGTCATGTTTGCTATGCTCTTTGGTCTTGAAAGTTGATTGCTTATATAATGTTTATTGCAGTCGTCATCCTGAAGTGAAGTGGGCTGAGACCACTGACAAGATCTTCCTTACTGTGGTATTAGCTGATTCCAAGGAGACTAAAGTTAATCTAGACCCTGAAGGTGTCTTTGATTTCTCTGCAAAAGCTGGTCCCGAGAACCACGTTTATGAACTTAAACTCGAGCTTCACGGTAAAGTCAATGTAGAGGTGAGATTCGTGGACTAACCTGGTCTTGTTTGTTTCATCTGTTGTTGCCTTGTGCAAGGTTCTGAAACCTTTCTTTGACTTCAGGAAAGCAAGATTAACATTGGAGTCAGAAGCATCTTCTGCATAATAGAGAAAGCAGAGCCTGAAAGGTGGAATAAGCTAGTCCGTGGAGGGAAAGCGCCTCACTACGTCAAGATTGATTGGGACAAGTGGGTTGATGAAGACGACGAAGGCAACGCTGGTTAGCATTCGTCATAAAGCTTATTATtgtatatcattttttttttactctttgcACTTTATATAAAGTTCTGGAGGTGTTAACTTGTTTCTTACTGTTTGTTTTGATATAGGTGCTGGAGATATGGATATGGGAGGAATGGGTGGAATGGATTTCTCGGTTTATTTCTAGCTTTTGAATCTTGtctaatcttttattttatatatataagcttTGCGAATTGACTTCAATGTTGATTCTTTCTTCTTGCAGAACTTTGGTGGAATGGGTGGTATGGAAGGACTTGGCGGTATGGGTGGCATGGGTGGACTTGGTGGTATGGCCGGACTTGAAGGACTTGGTGGCATGGGTGGTATGGGTGGCATGGGAGGCATGGGTGGAATGGAAGACTTTGAAGATAGTGATGATGAAGGTAAGGGTTTATAAAGATCTTCTTAGTCTCTATGTCTGTGTCACACATCTTCTTGATGAACTGAGAGGCACTTTACCGAGTTAAATGTCTTTGTTAGTCAATTAGCTCATACTCCATTTGAGATGATGTTAACTAGTCTTAAGGAAACATTTTGTTCAGACTTTGGTGTTTCTCTGGTTTGTGTCATTAGTTGTAATAAGGTAGTGAAATGGTTTTTGTGACTGCTACAGAATTTGCAAAACCAGGAGATAAGAAAGATGAAGCCGTCAAGGAAGAAGCGAAACCAGTAGATGTCAAGGAAGACAAGTGAAGAAGATGCTGTTCGTTCTAGAGATGAACTCATTACTGTGTTTTGCTTTCAAGTTTATTATTAGCTAAgggttattattattattattagcttTTTGAGTTTATTAAACCCTCTGTTTTACTTCCTCTTTTCTAAAATGTTTTGCTTTTATGGATTTATTTACAGTTTTAAGTCTGCATTTTTGGCATTGCCAAAACATCGAGTTTGCGTGGTAGCCTTCATTGTGTGAAGCTGCCGAGACGACCAAATCTAAACAGGCTTATAAAGGACcacaaaatattcatattaacagGCCTGGACCCACAACCACATGCAAATATGGTGTCAACCGATCATGTTCATATTATCATTCAATGCTTGCATCGCAAAACATGTAACACATTGTTGTACAAAATGAACTAATCATTCCTCTAAAACCTTTAAGATAATGTGTCCAATGAAACAATCATAAGATAAAGATTGAAGACATTGTAACAATCACGAGATCAAGATAGTGTAACAATCATAAGATCAAGATTCAGGATAATGAAACAATCATAAATCTTTTTccttttgaatattaaaattattcgaatcaaaacaaacatttaaaaacatttttacaaTGAATGTAGCTGAACGAGTTTAgaagtttttgaaaaaagtgATTTAGAACAATCATAAGTTCAAGAACCAAGATAACGAAACAATCATTAGATCCAAGACAAAACTGAATCTCATTTCATATTGAAACCACCACATCAACGTAGAGCTTATACATGAATCAGAAtattaaaaacacacacacacgcacACAAACGATCACAGTTCCTACAAAGCATCAAACAATCCAAGACCAAATCGATAAAGAcacagtttctttttttttttttttttttttaagacacGACCTTTTACCGTTTTTCAAGTGTAGAGAGGTAAATTAGTCCAAGCACCAGAGACATGACCATTCTCACAGACATAAGCCCTCACAACAGGCTCACCATCATCATGAAACCCAAACACCCTCCTCAAACAAAACGACGAGTGCATATCCCACGTCTCGTCGCACTCACAAAACGCACACTTCAACCCCGTGACCTTACTCCCATCGCCACCGTCCTTGATCGTTCTCCACACTCTAGACCTCTTGAAATCCTTGAACACGCCTCTGAACAGCATGTAGTTACGCTTCTCCTCCACGTGGATGCACCCGGGCCAGTTGCATATGTACAGAGAGTCCCCGCGGAACCTGCTCGCCAGGAGCTTGTTGCCCTGCTCGCGGCTGAGGTTCCACCCGCCGGAGGCGAGGTGGGATCCGAGGGACCGGGAGATCTTGCGGCGTTTCCTCGCCGGGAGATCGCCGCGGCCGGGTCGGATCTCGGTGGTTTCGGTGGGTTCTTGTGGTTCGTTGACGGGATCTTCTGGAGGAGCGGAGAGTGTGTCGGTGTAGAGATCGTCGTAGAGCGACCAAAACGGCGCCGTTTCTGAACCAGATCCGACTTGTTTCGAAGCAGATTGAAACGACGGCATTTCTACTAAACCAGATTCGATTGGTTTTGAAACAGGCTGAAACGACGGCGTTTCTACTAAACCAGATTCGATCGGTTTCGAAACAGGCTGAAACGACAGCGTTTCTACTAAACCAGATCCGACTTGTTTCGAAACTTGGACCGGATTTGTCGGTTCAGGTTTCGGATCGAGGCTTTGATCGGGACCGAGCTCACGTTCTAAACCGAAATCGGAGTTCTCGAGGAGAATCCCGGCGTGGAAGAGACCGGGACAGCAGACGGCGAGTTTGTAGAGAGAAGCCCAGCCGCcgggaggaggaagagaggaagatgaagaagcggAGGGAGAAGGGAGGAGTTCGGAGACGACGGTGGGGATGGAGGAGTAGCACCGAGTTTTACAGCAGACGTTTCGTACGATCGAGGAGAATTTGGTGCAGACGCATGCGAGGCGAGCCCAGTTTCGAGGATCGTCTTGGAGCTTGAAGAAGATGTTGAAGACAACGTCTTCTGGTATGAAGGAGAAGCAACCAGATTCCGACATGGATGATCCCTTCGCTCTCAGCCTCTAAAATTTAATGTCTTATCCACTCTTCTTCACTTTCTCTTCcctttttaatttctaaatgtGTATTTATCCGGTGGTTCGATTAAACCGGAATAATTTATTACGTTTAATGTGGATCACACATTCAAACAAGTGAATAATGCGCGACACAATGCAATAAAACGAGATCTTTTTGGAGATTCTTCGAACACACATTGTTGCAGACTTGCAAtgaatatgttaaaatatattttcctgcattttataatataatgctttgaagttttaacttttttttttttgtcaacggcttttaagttttaactaaCAGCACAAATACTAAGAAAATAaccttttcaaatatatttttccaaatatCTATTTTACATACAATTCAACTAATCATATAGAAACTACATGGATATAATTACTTCCCTTACTTCTAcagtatttaaataaatatacaaatttctttaaaaatatggatataatttatattttcaaaataaaacttatttttgaaaataagttattttatcaatcttttaaaacaatttgtatcattgaaaaagaagagaatattGAACTCATATTGCTgcaaaatatatcaaaatatcaaatataaaagtAAAGATCTTTTAAGAGAATCTTAAACACAAATTgttacatttaaaaattaaataaaaaacaagagtAATATAGGTACTTAAGTCTTAGCCAAACGACAACATATAATGtagatatgatccttaggagaATCTTCCAACCAAACCCAGCTCGCTTATCTTTTTGTTTACCTGTAACAAGTTGGTGAGAGATTCAGAGAAGGAGCCAGACTGTTCCAAACAAGTAAAAGATAGTGAGTGCAGTCTAGTGTGCATTACCGAGATGGACTCCTGCTTCTGCTCTTGCTCCTGCTACGCATAGGGCTCTTGGCTGGACTCACCTTGCTAGGGCTCTTGCTTGCTTCCTTCTGAACCTGCAACACGCAAAAGATAAATGAGTATAATTACCTTAACATGTATCTTATCTTTTGGATGGTATAGCTCAAAAACCATATATAGAGCTCAGTAAAGTGTATCACTTACAGGAGGCAGAGGGGATCTTGACCTTGAACGAGATCTGCAAAATTCCGAGAAACAAAATCCAGTTTTAAAATCCTAATATGTTTTCCGTGTATAACAGCTGTTTCACCAAGTGCCTTGATGCCTCATTCCATATCACAAGAAAGTAAAAAGAACACAAAGTTTAGACGATTTCTAGCAGAGAAGGTAAACTAAGACACACAGGCTTTTCTAAGTTAAAACAGAGGGCAGAGATCAAGTGTCCAAATCTATCAAACCCTGTATCCTAAGCACAGCATCTGTTCCATGAAGAATCCAGAACGCTTGACGAAATTTGCAGGTAATGAAAGTATCTTTTCCTAGCTCATCGATGGATCCATATCGATGACACTATAACAATGCGATCCAATGTCTCTCCACTGTTATCCATCTAGCAGCAACGGATATTATCAGAAAACAAGGGGACAAAGTTTCAATTCCAAAGTTTCCCATCTAAGGAGCATATACCTCTGAGACGAAACACTTGTGTACAACCAACCAAGTAAGTAATCCATGATCCAGATATTAATCCCCAATTTTAAGTTGATTGTACGTATATCCATATCTAGGAAACAAAACCATTCTCAGCAATAAAAGGCCAGACTTTCAGAAGAAAATAACTAATACCCTTAACTAGAAGtaataatcatttttaatacATAACTCAGAAGTCTCCCCAATGACTAATTTTAATGAGATGTCAGCAAACTCCAAGGGAAGAGCTAAACCATACTCATGTTTAGATGATATCCAGAGAACATCTAGCATAAACATTTATAAGAGACGAAACATACCCTCTTGGAGGTGGTGTCCTTGACTTAGAGCGGGAGCGAGGAGATCTCGATGTTGATTTTGCAGGCGACCTACGCGAAGATTTAGCCTTTGggctcctgctcctgctcctgctgCGGCTAAGACTGCGGCTGTGGCTCCTCCCACGGCTGCGACTACGGCTACGACTGCGGCTTTTAGAATAAGATCTTCCACGGCTAGGGCTTCTCGAGTCCCTCCTTGAGTCATATTCTCTAACCTATAATTAACGATGTACGGAAATGTTAAAGTGCAATAATGAAAGAGAATACAGCTCTCAGAATACTCGTATTAGCGTACCCGGACATAACCACGGGAAAACGCATTCCTAAACTCTGTGTCATCGAGCTTTTTTATCTGTAGAAAATGAAGAATATACTCATGAGTAATCAAAGATGAAACcacaaaaaacaatcaaatattagGAACAAGAAGAACATCTCACCGCATACTTCATGTCTTCGTAGCTGGTATAGTCTACGATTCCCGTTGTACCTGTACATAAAATAGTCCAAGACATAGACTATTAAAGCAGGCCACAGACTACGAAGCAGTTAAAACACGTAGAAAAACACAAACAGCTTGACAAACATCTCTATACTTGTGTAAGATATGAGAATATACCTCTACCATCACggaacacttgagagaaacagaCTTCTCCTCCTTTACGCATGTGATcctaacacacacacaaaacaaaagatGATTATACAAAGAACTTTGAAGAGTTTGTCCACACTGAGGTCTTAAGAGTCTTAAATCTGAACCTTGAGGTCTTGCCAAGAAGCAGATGAAGGCAAACCTGACACAATAACTGTATAGTGGGAAAAAAAACCCAAATTA includes:
- the LOC108823466 gene encoding uncharacterized protein LOC108823466 yields the protein MESEGGVLLPLFHEHPMMPWNDHMRKGDCCECFEPQSDDGYYCKRCDFFVHKKCGDEISEFISDHPSHPDHTLRLQEKRGTNVCDICERKIQNLCYSCEVCDFDMDLHCAKYPPPHVIENFEKHPHKLTLVKEQTVFNCSAKCEKTSEFSYKCEECDVVFHVECVWHPEAVEHLIEVNHIHHSLHPLKFLTGDPPNYSDGKCRHCGRKVHKELFYHCSSCNFTLDWRCVVNPPPQSLVDLKAHDHQLTLLPRLDSFTCNACGLDGVRSRYACFHCGFMIHRECLYLPRVININRHDHRVARTTVLGEGAINSVCGVCRKKVDWTYGGFSCHKCPPGYVVHSKCATSFDVWNEKELEGVPEEEEDIEPYVVIDENTIQHFSHKEHYLRRIHGNDGILYEENKRCSACTNPIGLQSFYGCLDCDFYLHQNCAGCPKMKRHVLCNERLILLINEELEHFNCYACGKGSNGFMYKHGRVKLDVLCGSISEPFVHPSHPHHPLYNIPTEEKEICNGCKIEGRHVLKCIEVDCGFVLCFKCATLPQVVKNRVEDHPLSLCYGEEEEEASGKYWCDICEKETNPKEWFYTCKDHMASLHTKCVLGDTAGLMPRSKAKMWSGSYEVVLNNSVTRPFCCYCESRCMYPIYLKFLGTSETYFCSTKCALFLFFIQSMERNPEGNIDDMLQKSMD
- the LOC108828111 gene encoding co-chaperone protein p23-1, with protein sequence MSRHPEVKWAETTDKIFLTVVLADSKETKVNLDPEGVFDFSAKAGPENHVYELKLELHGKVNVEESKINIGVRSIFCIIEKAEPERWNKLVRGGKAPHYVKIDWDKWVDEDDEGNAGAGDMDMGGMGGMDFSNFGGMGGMEGLGGMGGMGGLGGMAGLEGLGGMGGMGGMGGMGGMEDFEDSDDEEFAKPGDKKDEAVKEEAKPVDVKEDK
- the LOC108828110 gene encoding phytochrome A-associated F-box protein, yielding MSESGCFSFIPEDVVFNIFFKLQDDPRNWARLACVCTKFSSIVRNVCCKTRCYSSIPTVVSELLPSPSASSSSSLPPPGGWASLYKLAVCCPGLFHAGILLENSDFGLERELGPDQSLDPKPEPTNPVQVSKQVGSGLVETLSFQPVSKPIESGLVETPSFQPVSKPIESGLVEMPSFQSASKQVGSGSETAPFWSLYDDLYTDTLSAPPEDPVNEPQEPTETTEIRPGRGDLPARKRRKISRSLGSHLASGGWNLSREQGNKLLASRFRGDSLYICNWPGCIHVEEKRNYMLFRGVFKDFKRSRVWRTIKDGGDGSKVTGLKCAFCECDETWDMHSSFCLRRVFGFHDDGEPVVRAYVCENGHVSGAWTNLPLYT
- the LOC108828699 gene encoding serine/arginine-rich-splicing factor SR34, with protein sequence MSSRSSRTIYVGNLPGDIREREVEDLFSKYGPVVQIDLKIPPRPPGYAFVEFEDPRDAEDAIHGRDGYDFDGHSLRVELAHGGRRSSNDARSSYGGGSRGGGGGRDGGDRGRGPSRRSEYRVIVSGLPSSASWQDLKDHMRKGGEVCFSQVFRDGRGTTGIVDYTSYEDMKYAIKKLDDTEFRNAFSRGYVRVREYDSRRDSRSPSRGRSYSKSRSRSRSRSRGRSHSRSLSRSRSRSRSPKAKSSRRSPAKSTSRSPRSRSKSRTPPPRGSRSRSRSPLPPVQKEASKSPSKVSPAKSPMRSRSKSRSRSPSR